Proteins found in one Ischnura elegans chromosome 11, ioIscEleg1.1, whole genome shotgun sequence genomic segment:
- the LOC124167615 gene encoding uncharacterized protein LOC124167615 — protein MADGDNRVERISMHVPPFWPEDPAVWFAQVEGQFHLNGITQGATKFYYIMSQLDQKYAAEVSDLIISPPADGKYARLKEELIRRLTASQEQRIRQLLEHEEIGDRKPSQFLRHLRSLAGTSIPDTFLRTLWLNRLPAHVHTILTVHQDADLNALAALADRVHDVTPTPQAASTSANDAVLKRVEDLTLQVATLD, from the coding sequence ATGGCAGACGGTGATAACCGCGTCGAGCGCATTTCCATGCACGTGCCTCCGTTTTGGCCCGAAGACCCCGCGGTGTGGTTTGCCCAAGTCGAGGGGCAGTTCCACCTGAACGGGATCACGCAGGGTGCCACGAAATTTTATTACATCATGTCTCAACTAGACCAGAAATACGCCGCGGAAGTAAGTGACCTCATTATTTCACCCCCGGCGGATGGAAAATACGCGCGGCTGAAGGAGGAGCTGATACGCCGTCTCACGGCGTCCCAAGAGCAGCGGATTCGGCAACTTCTCGAGCACGAGGAGATAGGAGACCGCAAACCATCGCAATTTTTGCGTCATCTCCGATCCCTCGCCGGCACATCGATTCCCGACACCTTTCTCCGGACGCTGTGGCTCAACCGCCTGCCCGCCCATGTCCACACCATCCTCACGGTGCACCAGGACGCCGACTTGAATGCCCTCGCTGCCTTGGCGGACAGGGTACATGACGTCACGCCAACGCCTCAGGCAGCCAGCACTTCCGCCAACGACGCAGTACTTAAGCGGGTGGAAGATCTTACCCTGCAGGTGGCTACCCTAGATTAG